A single genomic interval of Lewinellaceae bacterium harbors:
- a CDS encoding YegP family protein yields MNVDFDLKKNKYGQNCLVLFAKNNEIIGRSEMYKAKLGMENGIASVKQNAPISHIEDLYE; encoded by the coding sequence GTGAATGTTGATTTCGACCTGAAAAAAAATAAATATGGACAAAATTGCTTAGTCCTTTTCGCAAAGAACAACGAAATCATTGGTCGAAGTGAGATGTATAAGGCCAAATTAGGAATGGAAAATGGAATTGCTTCAGTCAAACAGAATGCTCCTATATCACATATTGAAGACCTGTATGAGTAA